One stretch of Lachnospiraceae bacterium oral taxon 096 DNA includes these proteins:
- a CDS encoding Rrf2 family transcriptional regulator, translated as MDTKFSIALHILVYIEETDKVVTSELLAQSVGTNASHIRKIITLLKDANIIESQQGKKGMSLKVKADELNLATVYLAVYPEKDLLHIHDTANDKCPIGANIREALLPIFEESEKQLLLNLKNKTLKSLIEDMYKIYNRNK; from the coding sequence ATGGATACAAAATTTTCAATAGCACTACATATATTAGTTTATATTGAAGAGACTGATAAAGTTGTTACCTCAGAACTTTTGGCTCAGAGTGTGGGAACAAATGCCAGTCATATCAGGAAAATAATTACATTACTTAAGGACGCCAATATTATTGAGAGTCAACAGGGAAAAAAGGGAATGAGTTTAAAAGTAAAAGCTGATGAGCTTAATTTAGCTACAGTATATCTGGCAGTTTACCCTGAAAAAGATTTGTTACATATTCATGATACAGCAAATGATAAATGTCCCATTGGGGCGAATATTAGGGAAGCTTTACTTCCGATATTTGAAGAGTCAGAGAAACAATTACTTTTAAATTTGAAGAATAAAACTCTTAAGTCTTTAATTGAAGATATGTATAAGATTTATAATAGAAATAAATAG
- a CDS encoding ASCH domain-containing protein produces MDDKVKAFWIKFCNEKKLPKDIKYESWSFGNTKEMADELAELVNCKIKTATTSAYELYEVGEHIPQVGEYNIILNGSEEPVCITQTKVVYIMPYHLITPEHAWHEGEGDRSYRYWREVHDRFFYEEYKLVGKIFYEQAPMLCEVFEKIY; encoded by the coding sequence TTGCAATGAAAAGAAGTTACCTAAAGACATAAAATATGAATCGTGGAGCTTTGGAAATACTAAAGAAATGGCTGATGAATTGGCAGAATTAGTTAATTGTAAAATTAAGACAGCTACGACCTCAGCATATGAATTATATGAAGTTGGAGAGCATATACCCCAGGTAGGAGAGTATAATATTATTCTCAATGGTTCAGAAGAGCCAGTGTGTATTACTCAAACAAAGGTAGTGTATATCATGCCTTATCACTTAATTACACCAGAACATGCATGGCATGAAGGTGAAGGTGATAGAAGCTATCGGTATTGGAGAGAAGTTCACGACAGATTCTTTTATGAAGAATATAAATTGGTTGGCAAAATTTTTTATGAACAAGCACCTATGTTATGCGAAGTATTTGAAAAGATTTATTAA